The following are from one region of the Arachis duranensis cultivar V14167 chromosome 10, aradu.V14167.gnm2.J7QH, whole genome shotgun sequence genome:
- the LOC110276625 gene encoding uncharacterized protein LOC110276625, whose product MRSARSSRPKLRRLGLRSELKIAQQEFRETLLFDGHNGTAAAIYAKENLLNNILSAIPSDLNRDEWIAALPRALVVGFVKTDKDFQQKGILTICFWEIMLIEDSTAWKPLPCCLHLRLSILRMFT is encoded by the exons ATGAGGAGCGCAAGAAGCTCAAGGCCGAAGCTGCGCAGATTAGGGCTCCGAAGCGAATTAAAGATCGCACAACAAGAATTCAGAGAAACACTC CTATTTGATGGTCACAATGGAACTGCTGCTGCTATTTATGCCAAGGAGAATCTTCTAAACAACATTTTAAGTGCAATTCCTTCAGATCTTAATAGAGATGAGTGGATAGCAGCATTGCCCAGGGCTTTGGTTGTAGGATTTGTGAAAACTGACAAAGATTTTCAACAGAAAG GTATATTGACTATCTGTTTTTGGGAGATTATGTTGATAGAGGACAGCACAGCTTGGAAACCATTACCTTGCTGCTTGCACTTAAG ATTGAGTATCCTGAGAATGTTCACCTGA